GCCGATAAACAGAGTACACAACATTCATGTCGCTATCCCGGAAAATGCAGAATATGAAGCTGGATTTTACCGGTGGACAGAACGCATCGCCCGAATGGGAGAGAATACAGGCCGGCGAATTTTCTATCACGGTCACGCCAAAACCCTGTCTCTAATACAAGCCTATCTGCAACGCTATCATACCAGCGTATTATACGAAATGCAGGAAACCGACGGAGGCAACGAATTAAAGCGTCTATCAACAGAATTACAACCCGACGACCTCATGGTAATCATCATGGCCCGACACGGCTCTGTTTCTTTCCGGCCTTCGCTCGAACACGTCCCGCATCAAATCAATGCCTATTACACAGATAAAAATTTCATATTACTCTTCCCCGACAGCTATGCTCCTGCTTCTCCCGAACTTACGTTCGTAGAGCTACACGGCACACGAGGAACTTATGAAAAGAAAAAAGGCTGGCTCGATTTCCTGTGGAAAAAAGAAGAACAAAATTAAGAAGCTGTTTTAAATTTATTCCGAGACAGATTGAGACCTATGTTGAAGCAGATTAGAGTCCGAGATATGCAGTCAATAGCGGGCTATTGACAAAAATCAAGGGGTTCAAGATGCGAGACAGGAGCTCAATATGGCCGGAACATACCTGCTTGAAATGATAATATTATTTCTCAATAAATTTATAAAACAGCTTCTAAGATTCAAGAAAAAAATCGAATTTCCCATGCCGCAACAGAAAGCGGGTTCGAAAATATTCACGAGAACAAAAAAGATACAACCGACCAGAGCGCAATCACGAATTCAGAGAATCGTAAGCAATCCGAATCCCATACCCAAATAAAGAAACATAGTTATCAACGACCAAGCGAAACGAGCTTTGACAAATGGCTCCTGCCTCTCTTTACAACGGGAAGGATAGCGCAATACTCCCGCCATAGGCAAAATAAACAAAATAGCTGTAACCCATTGCAACCACACAATGTCGTAATACAGTCCCAACAAAAATGTGCCGAAGACAAAAAATGCCGCCAGCTCCATATACCCTAAGCTATTCAACGCTTTCCGTTCCATAACGAATCCCTATCCATCGATAAACCGACAGGGAAAAACATTCCCCTATCGATACCATTTTCAAATCCTTCTATTTAAAACAGAGTCAGCCCGATTTCGTATCGGGCTGACCTATATCGCATCGAATTAAGCGTCGATATTGGCATAAGTCGCATTAGATTCTATAAACTCGCGACGCGGACCCACGTCCTCGCCCATCAACATCGAGAATACGCGATCGGCCTCGGCTGCATTGTCGATGGTCACCTGTTTGAGAATCCGGTTCTCGGGATCCATCGTCGTCTCCCACAACTGGTGCGGGTTCATCTCACCCAAACCTTTGTATCGTTGAGTCTCCATCAACTGTTCGTTTCCCTCGCAATATTTCAAACAGAACTGATCCTTTTGTTGATCGGTCCAGCAATATTCCTCGGTTTTACCCCGCTTACTCTTACATTTGTACAAAGGGGGCGTCGCCAAATAAACATACCCCTGTTCCAACAACGGACGCATACGACGGAAAAAGAATGTCAACAATAATGTGGCAATGTGCGCCCCGTCCACATCGGCATCGGTCATAATAATGATTTTATGATAGCGCAATTTCTCGATATTCGCCTCTTTCGAATCTTCTTCCGTCCCGATAGTCACACCCAAAGCCTTGAACATATTACTGATTTCCTGACTTTCGAAGACCTTGTGATCCATCGCTTTTTCCACATTCAATATCTTACCGCGCAACGGTAGAATAGCTTGGAACATACGGTCACGACCTTGTTTGGCAGAACCTCCTGCCGAATCCCCTTCGACAAGGAATATCTCGCAATCCTCAGGGTTACGCGAAGAACAATCCGCCAATTTACCGGGCAATCCGCCACCCGAAAGAGGAGACTTGCGTTGAACCATCTCACGTGCCTTGCGAGCTGCATGACGCGCTGTGGCGGCGATAATCACCTTCTCGACAATTGTTTTCGCCTGAGCCGGATGTTCTTCCAAATAATTTGCCAAAGCCTCGCTCACAGCCGTGTCCACAGCCCCGATAACCTCGCTGTTGCCCAATTTGGTTTTGGTCTGTCCCTCGAATTGTGGCTCCATCACTTTCACCGAAATAACGGCTGTAAGCCCCTCTCGGAAGTCATCGCTGCTGATTTCCACTTTCACTTTTTCAAGCATCTTGGAATCCTCGGCATACTTCTTCAAAGTACGGGTCAATCCCCGACGGAAACCCGTCAAGTGAGTTCCCCCCTCGATGGTATTGATATTGTTCACATACGAATAGACATTCTCGTTATACGTCGTGTTGTACGTCATAGCGACCTCCACAGGCACTCCCTGACGCTCGGTAGCGATATGAATCACATCATCGATAAGATGCTCCTTATTCGAGTCGATATAACGAACGAACTCCTTTAATCCCTCCTTTGAATAGAACACCTCTTTACGATACTCGCCGGCATCGTTAGTCGTCCGTTTATCCGTCAGCGAAAGGGTAATCCCCGCATTCAGATAAGCCAAATCGCGCAAACGATTCGCCAAAATATTATAGTCGTAAACCGTAACAGAAAAAATCGAATCGTCTGGACGGAAGATAATCGTCGTACCCGTCTCTTCGGTCTCTCCTATAATTTCCACATCGTGCAAAGGTTTCCCACAAGAATACTCTTGCATATAAATCTTTCCGTTCCTGCGAATCTCGGCACGTAAATAAGTCGAGAGAGCATTTACGCACGATACACCCACACCGTGCAAACCACCGGAAACTTTATAAGACCCCTTATCGAATTTACCACCGGCATGCAATACCGTCAAAACCACTTCAAGAGCCGATTTATGCTCTTTCTCGTGCATATCGACAGGAATACCGCGACCGTTATCGACAACCCTGATAGAATTATCTTCGTTGATATATACCTCGATATGAGTGGCATATCCGGCAAGAGCCTCGTCGATAGAGTTATCGACAACCTCATATACCAAATGATGCAACCCTTTTACACCGATATCGCCGATATACATGGCAGGGCGTTTACGAACGGCCTCTAAACCTTCGAGCACCTGAATACTATCGGCTGAATAACTTTTGTTTTCTGTTTCTTCTGACATATTATCCGAATCTTTTTTGTTTTTATGAGCTATCCCTGCGCTATTCTTATTAACAGAAAATCAACAGGAAACACTTAAAATCCGGCTCAAACGGCCGGCTTCCCACCAACAAACAAAAATACACAAAAAAGTTGGAATAGCGAAATAATCCGGGTGGAAATAATCACACCGACGTTTCTCTCAAA
The sequence above is drawn from the Barnesiella intestinihominis YIT 11860 genome and encodes:
- the gyrB gene encoding DNA topoisomerase (ATP-hydrolyzing) subunit B, whose amino-acid sequence is MSEETENKSYSADSIQVLEGLEAVRKRPAMYIGDIGVKGLHHLVYEVVDNSIDEALAGYATHIEVYINEDNSIRVVDNGRGIPVDMHEKEHKSALEVVLTVLHAGGKFDKGSYKVSGGLHGVGVSCVNALSTYLRAEIRRNGKIYMQEYSCGKPLHDVEIIGETEETGTTIIFRPDDSIFSVTVYDYNILANRLRDLAYLNAGITLSLTDKRTTNDAGEYRKEVFYSKEGLKEFVRYIDSNKEHLIDDVIHIATERQGVPVEVAMTYNTTYNENVYSYVNNINTIEGGTHLTGFRRGLTRTLKKYAEDSKMLEKVKVEISSDDFREGLTAVISVKVMEPQFEGQTKTKLGNSEVIGAVDTAVSEALANYLEEHPAQAKTIVEKVIIAATARHAARKAREMVQRKSPLSGGGLPGKLADCSSRNPEDCEIFLVEGDSAGGSAKQGRDRMFQAILPLRGKILNVEKAMDHKVFESQEISNMFKALGVTIGTEEDSKEANIEKLRYHKIIIMTDADVDGAHIATLLLTFFFRRMRPLLEQGYVYLATPPLYKCKSKRGKTEEYCWTDQQKDQFCLKYCEGNEQLMETQRYKGLGEMNPHQLWETTMDPENRILKQVTIDNAAEADRVFSMLMGEDVGPRREFIESNATYANIDA